A window of the Lolium perenne isolate Kyuss_39 chromosome 7, Kyuss_2.0, whole genome shotgun sequence genome harbors these coding sequences:
- the LOC127319147 gene encoding probable hexosyltransferase MUCI70 codes for MARRSKGGGGGADAAAKGDAMRAAWRRGAVRLVLVAAVAWGVLVLLALAFHLWSCTSSVSFLSALCKNDSKVLYAVDPTGVSSKPLHRCSIPVADDPDAVVIPKRTPNAIVKKLSYLTVDKRDKDSPPLFGGRQNWKQREDSFKLNATMKVHCGFMKNSGADMDDVDMEYIQKCKFVVASGIFDGYDIPHQPSNISLRSQKLFCFLMVVDDVSLDFIEKNVTVRVDSAGGKWVGIWRLVTLHRPPFDEPRRNGKVPKILTHRLFPRAWYSIWIDGKMELMVDPLLILERYLWRGKYTFAVAVHKHHRSIYEEGDAIKRRKRYARPLVDLQMKMYYHEGMEPWEANKRMPSDVPEGAVLIREHTTIADLFSCLWFNEVNLFTPRDQLSFGYVLHRLGDALKLFMFPNCEYNSLFILHRHTREHSSKVEWAKTIDEIVKKGLKESRGGLGLWTPYPADLSSVELPAVKRTSQAS; via the exons ATGGCGAGGCGAAGCAAAG gcggcggcggcggcgcggacgcGGCGGCGAAGGGGGACGCGATGCGGGCGGCGTGGCGCAGGGGCGCGGTGCGGCTCGTgctcgtcgccgccgtcgcctgGGGGGTGCTCGTCCTCCTCGCCCTCGCCTTCCACCTCTGGTCCTGCACCTCCTCCGTCTCCTTCCTCTCAG CTCTCTGTAAGAACGACAGCAAAGTTCTCTACGCGGTCGACCCAACGGGCGTCTCATCGAAACCGCTCCACC GTTGCTCGATACCTGTCGCAGATGATCCGGATGCTGTCGTGATTCCGAAGAGGACTCCAAATGCGATCGTCAAGAAGCTGTCGTATCTAACAGTTGACAAACGGGACAAGGATTCTCCACCGTTGTTTGGAGGGCGGCAGAACTGGAAGCAGAGGGAGGACAGCTTTAAGCTGAATGCTACCATGAAG GTGCACTGTGGATTTATGAAAAACAGCGGCGCAGACATGGATGATGTTGACATGGAGTACATACAGAAATGCAAATTCGTGGTTGCCTCCGGTATTTTTGATGGTTATGACATTCCTCATCAGCCATCAAATATTAGCCTTCGGTCTCAAAAGTTGTTCTGCTTCTTGATGGTGGTGGATGATGTATCCCTTGACTTTATTGAAAAGAACGTCACTGTCAGAGTCGACAGTGCAGGGGGGAAATGGGTTGGTATATGGCGACTTGTAACATTGCATCGCCCTCCATTTGATGAACCTAGAAGGAATGGAAAAGTACCAAAGATATTGACGCATAGATTGTTTCCTCGAGCTTGGTATAGCATTTGGATTGATGGGAAAATGGAGCTTATGGTTGATCCGCTGCTTATTCTTGAAAG ATACCTCTGGCGGGGTAAATATACATTTGCTGTTGCTGTCCATAAGCACCATAGGAGCATATATGAGGAGGGTGATGCAATCAAACGGAGGAAGCGATATGCTCGGCCTTTGGTCGATCTTCAGATGAAGATGTACTATCACGAGGGGATGGAGCCTTGGGAAGCAAACAAAAGGATGCCCAGCG ATGTGCCAGAGGGAGCGGTGCTGATCAGAGAGCACACGACGATAGCTGATCTGTTCAGCTGCCTCTGGTTTAACGAAGTCAATCTTTTCACACCTCGTGACCAGCTCAGCTTCGGCTATGTGCTTCATCGGCTCGGAGATGCTCTTAAACTCTTCATGTTCCCCAACTGCGAGTACAATTCATTGTTTATCTTGCACAGACACACAAGGGAGCACTCGTCGAAGGTCGAGTGGGCTAAGACGATCGACGAGATCGTGAAGAAGGGATTGAAGGAGAGCAGGGGAGGGTTGGGGCTGTGGACTCCGTATCCTGCGGACCTCAGCTCTGTTGAACTCCCCGCTGTAAAAAGAACTTCACAGGCATCATGA
- the LOC127319224 gene encoding uncharacterized protein, with amino-acid sequence MDAAWACAVDRAAGAADSTKRFFLSFRRPPVPPQQSGANPIDILKRLQRQAFYDIMQLRERQEKVEKVLTLFKSSKIGPFAEDSTRVKGLVNFSGALALKNKQATAPDTSEANPGISSQFAFHTTVRKKDSLVAELATDSRFLFQENDLVGSPLVLSKVMYLANVNDNFSVAAVPVGARCDDFSTDPSTREGHWLPSFRSSLRPPLLRKRHQHAAGLILKSQNFAASLAELVSTAMKSSSDEASSIFTGFGQISCRIHDEMKLTMSAAVHRPCVIPRKRKPTAGGCVDLELKLDEDSRIGAWVEVKRSNPKQLKWAVALSDMPDDDLGWGVSVRRGCSEGAPEQIQLEGFLNLHLGQKATLQPGLVFSLDGRRCAPSFVLQSSWFL; translated from the exons ATGGACGCGGCGTGGGCGTGCGCGGTGGACCgggccgccggcgccgccgacTCCACCAAGCGCTTCTTCCTCTCCTTCCGCCGCCCTCCCGTTCCTCCCCAGCAATCTGGCGCCAACCCG ATAGACATCTTGAAGCGGTTGCAGCGACAAGCGTTTTACGACATAATGCAGCTGAGGGAGAGGCAGGAGAAAGTCGAGAAGGTGCTCACACTGTTCAAATCTAGTAAGATCGGTCCATTTGCAGAAGACAGCACCCGAGTCAAGGGCCTCGTCAATTTTTCCGGAGCTCTAGCGCTAAAAAACAAACAAGCCACAGCACCAGATACCtcagaagcaaatcctggcatcaGTTCACAGTTTGCGTTCCACACCACTGTTCGAAAGAAGGATTCTCTCGTGGCAGAGCTTGCCACCGACTCAAGATTCTTATTTCAGGAAAATGATCTCGTTGGGAGCCCTCTTGTGCTGTCGAAGGTGATGTACCTGgcaaatgtcaatgacaacttcTCTGTTGCTGCTGTGCCAGTAGGAGCAAGGTGTGATGATTTTTCAACTGATCCAAGCACCCGAGAG GGGCACTGGCTTCCCAGCTTCCGTTCCTCGCTGAGGCCACCGTTGCTGCGTAAGCGCCACCAGCATGCTGCTGGCCTGATACTAAAGTCACAGAACTTTGCAGCTTCTCTTGCCGAGCTGGTCTCAACAGCTATGAAAAGCTCGTCAGATGAAGCCAGCAGCATTTTCACCGGTTTTGGGCAGATCTCATGTCGAATACACGATGAAATGAAGCTGACTATGTCTGCGGCTGTGCACAGACCGTGTGTAATTCCTCGGAAGCGCAAACCGACTGCTGGAGGGTGTGTCGATCTTGAACTGAAGCTCGACGAGGACTCTAGGATCGGGGCCTGGGTTGAGGTGAAGAGGTCGAACCCGAAGCAGCTGAAATGGGCTGTCGCGCTGTCAGACATGCCGGACGATGACCTAGGCTGGGGCGTGAGCGTGCGGAGGGGTTGTTCCGAGGGGGCGCCAGAACAGATCCAGCTGGAAGGGTTTCTGAATTTGCATCTTGGCCAGAAGGCCACCTTGCAGCCTGGGTTAGTGTTCAGCTTGGATGGTAGGAGGTGCGCGCCATCTTTCGTGCTCCAGTCAAGTTGGTTCCTGTGA
- the LOC127319223 gene encoding protein FREE1 isoform X2: MHPAGAGDYSASYYPPYPASAPAPAPPPPTFHPYDNSASAPPYSPYPTHDYPPAPAPVPYPTYPPPPAAAADHLPHHYAPPPPTTAPPQPYYPYEPSPLPSQHHIPAPSPSPYPSLDRPTTYGGYGSGDGYAPQQGQLYPAPPPPPPSAGGWSDDGAYAYRGGDAPEPYGARGTAPRSGSGSAAAALFDDYGRSIGPGGKERGAGGGAASPKVVRAVPKAETSEDVRGGVQKFRVKLLPEGAGSPMDVLCQVGLDGIRMLDPNTSRTLRIYSLENVTRWDVLDSSIFAFWSKSSVDHEARRIRLKSSSYTTNTILDTVTAASVQFKEMGGSSISRSKAVSDAASPSEPQTEKRKNFLDWRNLMKPMIEEKDHWVPDEAVNKCTGCAGDFSAFNRRHHCRNCGDVFCDKCTQGRTPLNSDADSQPVRVCDKCMAEVSRRLNSAKEAANRPIVHSHEDLAKKLQEAMDINKKTSSGSRSSDGSSGKRMREVACPICTVHLQVPASGSETIECGVCQHPFLVSSR; this comes from the exons ATGCatcccgccggcgccggcgactaCTCCGCCTCCTACTACCCGCCGTACCCCGCCTCGGCCCCCGCGCCCGCTCCGCCGCCGCCCACCTTCCACCCCTACGACAACTCCGCCTCCGCGCCCCCGTACTCCCCCTACCCCACCCACGACTACCCTCCCGCTCCCGCTCCGGTGCCGTACCCCACCTACCCacctccgcccgccgccgccgccgaccatcTCCCCCACCACTACGCCCCACCGCCCCCGACCACCGCGCCCCCGCAGCCGTACTACCCCTACGAGCCCTCGCCCCTCCCGTCCCAGCACCACATCCCCGCCCCCTCCCCTTCCCCCTACCCATCGCTGGACCGCCCCACCACCTACGGCGGGTACGGATCCGGCGACGGGTACGCGCCGCAGCAGGGCCAGCTCTAccccgccccgccgccgccgcctcccagcGCGGGCGGCTGGTCCGACGACGGGGCCTACGCGTACCGCGGCGGCGACGCGCCGGAGCCCTACGGCGCGCGGGGCACCGCGCcgcgctccggctccggctccgcggCGGCGGCACTGTTCGACGACTACGGGCGGTCGATCGGCCCTGGCGGGAAGGAGCGGGGCGCTGGCGGGGGCGCGGCGAGCCCGAAGGTGGTGAGGGCCGTGCCCAAGGCGGAGACGTCCGAGGACGTGCGGGGCGGCGTGCAGAAGTTCCGGGTCAAGCTGCTGCCCGAGGGCGCCGGTAGCCCCATGGATGTGCTGTGCCAG GTTGGTTTGGATGGGATTCGGATGCTTGATCCCAACACTAGTAGAACACTGAGGATATATTCCCTTGAGAATGTAACTAGATGGGAT GTGTTAGATTCTTCTATATTTGCCTTTTGGTCAAAGAGTTCAGTTGATCATGAAGCAAGAAGAATAAGGCTCAAGTCAAGCAGCTATACAACCAACACCATTCTGGACACTGTGACAGCTGCGTCTGTGCAG TTCAAGGAGATGGGTGGAAGCAGCATTTCGAGAAGTAAAGCAGTTAGTGATGCTGCCAGCCCTTCTGAACCGCAAACTGAGAAGAGGAAGAATTTCCTTGATTGGAGGAACTTAATGAAGCCCATGATTGAGGAGAAAGACCACTGG GTCCCAGATGAAGCGGTCAATAAATGCACGGGCTGTGCGGGAGACTTCAGTGCCTTCAACCGCAGG CATCACTGTCGAAACTGTGGTGATGTTTTCTGCGATAAGTGCACCCAAGGAAGGACTCCTCTAAATTCAGATGCTGATTCTCAACCAGTCCGAGTTTGCGACAAATGCATG GCTGAAGTTTCTAGAAGACTGAACAGTGCAAAGGAAGCAGCAAATCGACCTATTGTTCACAGTCATGAGGATCTTGCCAAAAAACTTCAG GAAGCAATGGATATAAATAAGAAAACATCTTCAG GCTCGAGATCTTCGGATGGATCTTCTGGCAAGCGAATGCGAGAGGTCGCATGCCCCATCTGCACAGTACACCTTCAG GTCCCGGCATCGGGTTCAGAGACAATAGAGTGCGGCGTATGCCAACATCCTTTCCTCGTCAGCTCTCGCTAA
- the LOC127319223 gene encoding protein FREE1 isoform X1, whose protein sequence is MHPAGAGDYSASYYPPYPASAPAPAPPPPTFHPYDNSASAPPYSPYPTHDYPPAPAPVPYPTYPPPPAAAADHLPHHYAPPPPTTAPPQPYYPYEPSPLPSQHHIPAPSPSPYPSLDRPTTYGGYGSGDGYAPQQGQLYPAPPPPPPSAGGWSDDGAYAYRGGDAPEPYGARGTAPRSGSGSAAAALFDDYGRSIGPGGKERGAGGGAASPKVVRAVPKAETSEDVRGGVQKFRVKLLPEGAGSPMDVLCQVGLDGIRMLDPNTSRTLRIYSLENVTRWDVLDSSIFAFWSKSSVDHEARRIRLKSSSYTTNTILDTVTAASVQFKEMGGSSISRSKAVSDAASPSEPQTEKRKNFLDWRNLMKPMIEEKDHWVPDEAVNKCTGCAGDFSAFNRRHHCRNCGDVFCDKCTQGRTPLNSDADSQPVRVCDKCMAEVSRRLNSAKEAANRPIVHSHEDLAKKLQEAMDINKKTSSGSRSSDGSSGKRMREVACPICTVHLQVQVPASGSETIECGVCQHPFLVSSR, encoded by the exons ATGCatcccgccggcgccggcgactaCTCCGCCTCCTACTACCCGCCGTACCCCGCCTCGGCCCCCGCGCCCGCTCCGCCGCCGCCCACCTTCCACCCCTACGACAACTCCGCCTCCGCGCCCCCGTACTCCCCCTACCCCACCCACGACTACCCTCCCGCTCCCGCTCCGGTGCCGTACCCCACCTACCCacctccgcccgccgccgccgccgaccatcTCCCCCACCACTACGCCCCACCGCCCCCGACCACCGCGCCCCCGCAGCCGTACTACCCCTACGAGCCCTCGCCCCTCCCGTCCCAGCACCACATCCCCGCCCCCTCCCCTTCCCCCTACCCATCGCTGGACCGCCCCACCACCTACGGCGGGTACGGATCCGGCGACGGGTACGCGCCGCAGCAGGGCCAGCTCTAccccgccccgccgccgccgcctcccagcGCGGGCGGCTGGTCCGACGACGGGGCCTACGCGTACCGCGGCGGCGACGCGCCGGAGCCCTACGGCGCGCGGGGCACCGCGCcgcgctccggctccggctccgcggCGGCGGCACTGTTCGACGACTACGGGCGGTCGATCGGCCCTGGCGGGAAGGAGCGGGGCGCTGGCGGGGGCGCGGCGAGCCCGAAGGTGGTGAGGGCCGTGCCCAAGGCGGAGACGTCCGAGGACGTGCGGGGCGGCGTGCAGAAGTTCCGGGTCAAGCTGCTGCCCGAGGGCGCCGGTAGCCCCATGGATGTGCTGTGCCAG GTTGGTTTGGATGGGATTCGGATGCTTGATCCCAACACTAGTAGAACACTGAGGATATATTCCCTTGAGAATGTAACTAGATGGGAT GTGTTAGATTCTTCTATATTTGCCTTTTGGTCAAAGAGTTCAGTTGATCATGAAGCAAGAAGAATAAGGCTCAAGTCAAGCAGCTATACAACCAACACCATTCTGGACACTGTGACAGCTGCGTCTGTGCAG TTCAAGGAGATGGGTGGAAGCAGCATTTCGAGAAGTAAAGCAGTTAGTGATGCTGCCAGCCCTTCTGAACCGCAAACTGAGAAGAGGAAGAATTTCCTTGATTGGAGGAACTTAATGAAGCCCATGATTGAGGAGAAAGACCACTGG GTCCCAGATGAAGCGGTCAATAAATGCACGGGCTGTGCGGGAGACTTCAGTGCCTTCAACCGCAGG CATCACTGTCGAAACTGTGGTGATGTTTTCTGCGATAAGTGCACCCAAGGAAGGACTCCTCTAAATTCAGATGCTGATTCTCAACCAGTCCGAGTTTGCGACAAATGCATG GCTGAAGTTTCTAGAAGACTGAACAGTGCAAAGGAAGCAGCAAATCGACCTATTGTTCACAGTCATGAGGATCTTGCCAAAAAACTTCAG GAAGCAATGGATATAAATAAGAAAACATCTTCAG GCTCGAGATCTTCGGATGGATCTTCTGGCAAGCGAATGCGAGAGGTCGCATGCCCCATCTGCACAGTACACCTTCAG GTACAGGTCCCGGCATCGGGTTCAGAGACAATAGAGTGCGGCGTATGCCAACATCCTTTCCTCGTCAGCTCTCGCTAA